The genomic region CACCGGGTGGCCGTGACGGCGGGCGTCCGAGAGCCGTTCGACCACGAGCATGCCCGCGCCCTCGCCCCACCCGGCGCCGTCCGCCCGGGCCGAGAAGGCCTTGCTGCGGCCGTCGGCGGCCAGCACCCGCTGGCGGGAGAGCTCCACGAACATGCCGGGGGTCGACAGCACCGAGACCCCGCCGGCCAGGGCGAGCGAGCACTCGCCGGCCCGCACCGCCCGCACCGCCTGGTGCAGCGCGACCAGCGAGGCCGAGCAGGCGGTGTCCACGGTCAGCGCGGGCCCGTTCAGGCCGAGGACGTAGGCGATCCGCCCGGAGATCACGCTCGTGCTGGTCCCGGTCAGCAGGTGTCCCGCGACGCCCGGCCCGGCCGCCGCCATGCTCGGCCCGTAGTCGGAGTGCATCGCCCCGGCGAACACGCCGGTCCGGCTGCCCGCCAGCGCCGTCGGGTCGATCCCGGCGCGCTCCAGCGCCTCCCAGGCGACTTCCAGGAGCAGCCGCTGCTGCGGGTCCATGGCCAGGGCTTCGCGCGGGCTGATCCCGAAGAACTCCGCGTCGAAGTCCGTCACGTCCCGCACGAAGCCGCCCTGGCTGACGTAGGACGTCCCGATCCGCTCCGGATCCGGGTGGTGGAGCGTCGCCAAGTCCCAGCCGCGGTCGTCGGGGAAGTCGCCGATGGCGTCGGTTCCGGTGTCGACCAGCTGCCACAGGTCGTCGGGCGAGCGCACCCCGCCGGGGAACCGGCAGGCCATGCCGACGATGACCACCGGGTCCTGCTCGTCGGCCCGCTCGCGCACCAGGGCCGGGGAACCACCGGTGGACGCGCCCTCCGTCAGCCGGCCGATGGCGGCGGCCAGGGCGGCCGGGCTCGGGTGGTCGTACAGGACGGTGCTCTCCAGTCTCAGCCCCGTCGCGGCCGACAGCCGGTCGCGCAGTTCGAGCGTCATGGCCGAGTCCAGGCCCATCTCCCGGAACGTCCGGCCGGGCCGGACCTCGCCGGCCGACCCGGCCCCCAGCACGATCGCCGTGAGGCTCCGGACCAGCTCCAGCACCGATCGCCGGTCCACGGCCGGGGCCGGTGCCGGGGTCGCGTCTGGCGCCTGCTCGGTGCCGCCGGGCATTCCGGACGGCCAGTAGGAGCGGCGCTGGAACGGGTAGCCCGGCAGGTCGACCAGCGGCGCCGAACCGGGCAGCAGCGCGGCCCAGTCCACCGCTACGCCGCGCACGAAGGCCTCGGCCGCCGCAGTGAGGAACCGGCGACGGTCCCCGTGGCCGCGCCGGAGCGTGCTCAGCGCGGCGCCGTCGCCGCCGTGGGTGTCGATCGCCTGCCGGATGCCCATCGCCAGCACCGGATGCGGGCTGACCTCCAGGAACGTCGAGTGGCCCGCGTCCAGCAGTTTCTCGACGGCCGGTCCGAACCGCACCGGCTCGCGCAGGTTGCGGAACCAGTACCCGGGGTCGAGCTCGGCGGTGTCGATCGGTTCCGCGGTGACGGTGGACCAGAACGAAACGTCGGTGGAGTGCGGGGCGATCCCGGCGAAGGCGGTGAGCAGTTCCTCCCGCAGCTCCTCGACAGCCGCGCTGTGCGAGGCGTAGTCGATCGGCACCCGCCGGGTCCGCACCTGCGGCCCGTAGTGGGCGGCCAGCGCGTCGAGCGCGGCCGCCGGCCCCGCGACCACCGTCTGCGCGGGGCCGTTGACCGCGGCGATCGACAGCGAAGCGTCCACCACGGCGAGGTCCCGCCGCAGCTGTTCGGCCGGCAGTTCCACCGACAGCAGCCCGCCACTGCCAGCGATCCGATTCAGCACCCGGCTGCGCAGGGCCACGATCCGGGCGCCGTCCTGGAGCGACAGGGCGCCCATGGCGGTGGCGGCGGCGATCTCGCCCTGCGAGTGGGCCACCACGGCGGCGGGCTCCACCCCGGCCGAGCGCCACAGCGCGGCCAGCGACACCATCACCGCCCACAACGCGGGCTGGATCACCTCGTCGCCCGCCAGCGGCGGCGCACCGGGGACACCGCGCAGGACATCGAGCAGCGACCAGTCCACGTACGGGCCCAGCGCGTCGGCGCAGTCGCCGATCCGATCGGCGAAGACGGTGGAGGTCTCGATCAACTCCGCTGCCATGCCCGCCCATTGCGAGCCCTGGCCGGGGAAGACGAAGACCGGCCGGACCGGCGGCCCCTCGTGACGGCCCTCCACCACGGCCGCCGACGGCTGGCCGGCCGACCGTGCCTCCAGTTCGGCGAGGAAGCCGTCCCGGTGGTCCGCGAGGACGACGGCGCGGTGTTCGAAGGTGGTGCGGGTGGCGGCCAGCGACCGGCCGACCGAGGCCACCCCGAGTTCGGGGCGCGCCTCCAGCTGAGCGCGCAGCCGTTCGGCCTGGTCGCGCAGCGCGGGTTCGTCCCGCGCTGACAGGACCCAGGGCAACACCCCGGCATCGCCTTCGCCGACGGGACGATCCGCGCCCTGCCAGTCCGTCAGGACGATGTGGCAGTTGGTGCCGCCGATCCCGAACGAGCTGACTCCCGCGACCAGCGGCCCCTCGGGCGCCGGCCAGGACCGGGTCTCGGTGTTCACCCGCAGGTGCAGCTCGTCGAGCGGGATCCGGTCACCGGGGTCGGAGTAGTTCAAGCTGGGCACGAGTTCGCGTTCGCCGACGCACAGGACGGCCTTGATGAACCCGGCGATCCCGGCCGCGCCCTCCAGATGACCGATGTTCGTCTTCACCGATCCGACCAGCAGCGGGGCGTCCAACGGGTGGGCCGATCCCAAGGTCGCACCGAGCGCGGCGGCCTCGATCGGGTCGCCGGCCCGCGTCCCCGACCCGTGCAGCTCGACGTACTGGACCTCGCCCGGCTCGACGCCCGCGTCGGCGCAGGCGGCCAGGAGCACCCGCTCCTGCGACGCACGGCCCGGCGTCGGCAGCGTCTCGGTCGCACCGTCGTTGTTCAGCGCACTGCCGCGGATGACGGCATGGATCCGGTCGCCGTCCCGGACGGCGGCTTCCAGGAGCTTGAGGACGACCACCCCGCCGCCCTCGCCCCGGACGTAGCCGTTCGCGCGGGCGTCGAAGGTGAAACATCGCCCGTCCGCCGACAGCGTCCCGGCCCGTTCCAGGGCCAGCGTGCTGTCCGGCGCGAGGATCAGGTTCACACCACCGGCCAACGCCAGGTCGGACTCGCCGTCCCGCAGGCTCGCACAGGCCAGGTGCACGGCGGCCAGCGAGGAGGACTGCCCGGTGTCCACCACCAGGCTCGGACCGTTCAGGCCCAGCGTGTAGGAGATCCGGTTGGCGGTCACACCGCGCTGCAACCCGGTCAGCGTGTGTCCGGTCACGGCGTCGGGGCCCAGGCCGTGCAGCAGCGTCGCGTAGTCGTCGGCGATCACCCCCAGGAACACGCCGGTCCGGCTGCCCGCGAGGTCGCCGGGCAGGGTCCTGGCGTTCTCCAGGGCCTCCCAGGCCAGTTCGAGGGCCAGCCGCTGCTGCGGGTCCATGGCCACGGCCTCACGGTGCGAGATGCCGAAGAACTCGGGATCGAATCCGTCCACCCGATCGAGGAACCCGCCGCGCGCCGGCCCCCGGCCGTCTCGCCGGTCGGTGATCGCGTCGCCGCCGCCGCGCAGCAGCCGCCAGAACGCGTCCGGCCCGTCCGCCTGCGGAAACCGGCAGCCGATCCCGACGACCGCGACCGCGCGCGAAGGGAGATCACGCGCGCCATGACCAGCAATGTCCATCATCGATGCACCCCGTAGTGAACCCAGACAACCAGATGGCAAATGACCAGAACGGGCGTGACAGGTCGCCAAGTCGGCCCCGCAGCCGCAGGATTCTCCCCCTCCGCCAGATCCGGACCATGGGCATGGCCCTGTCGACCCCCCACCCGCAGGCATCCTGCCCCGCGCCGCTACCGGACCCGGGCGCCCCTGGAGTAGGCCGTGTACCTACGGGGAACCGCCCTGACACATCGTCATCTACCGCCCGAGAGGTTTCGGCCTCCGGGACGGCACAGGTAAGCGCTTACTCGCTATGTCAGAAGCCGACCTGACCCAGCATCGGATCCGGCCGAGGGGCGCGAGACCTAGACCTGAGGCTGCGTCAGTCGTGCTGCTGGGAAGGCAGGTTGTCCAGGGTTTCCTCGAAGCCGCGGATCAGGATGCTGAGGCCGGTTTCGAAGGCCAGGTCACTGAGGCGGAGCGAGCCGGGGAGGGTGGGGTCCGGGCTCGACGCCAGGCCCTCGCTCTGCACCGCGCGCGGCAGGCCGAAGTCGAGGGCCGCGCCGGCGAGGAAGTACTCGAGGCACTGCACGATCGGCGCCAGGCGGTCCTCCGGCCAGCCCGCCTCGCGCAGCACCGCGAAGGTGTCGGTGTAGCCCTGGAGTGCGGCGATGGACTGCGCCGGCCGCATCACCAGCAGCGGAACCATGTTCGGGTGAGCGGCGAAGGTGGCGCGGTAGGCGCGCGCCCAGCTGTCGAGAGCCGCGGTCCAGGGGCGGATGGTCGGATCGAGATCCATCTCGGCGACGATGAGTTCGCTGACCCCGTCCACGATCTCGGCGCGGCTGGAGACGTAGTTGTAGAGGGACGGACCCTTGACGCCGAGGCGGGCTGCGAGCCGGGTGGTCGACAGGGCCTCGGCGCCTTCCTCGTCGACCAGTGCGAGAGCGGCCTGCATGATCCCGTCCCGGGTCAGCATC from Kitasatospora azatica KCTC 9699 harbors:
- a CDS encoding TetR/AcrR family transcriptional regulator, whose translation is MGRPSRPMLTRDGIMQAALALVDEEGAEALSTTRLAARLGVKGPSLYNYVSSRAEIVDGVSELIVAEMDLDPTIRPWTAALDSWARAYRATFAAHPNMVPLLVMRPAQSIAALQGYTDTFAVLREAGWPEDRLAPIVQCLEYFLAGAALDFGLPRAVQSEGLASSPDPTLPGSLRLSDLAFETGLSILIRGFEETLDNLPSQQHD